The Mesorhizobium huakuii genome has a segment encoding these proteins:
- a CDS encoding DoxX family protein, with product MLLPALIRIQPRLTVLAALGCVLLQIAATIFHLSRGEASALPLNIILLALSAFILWGRAKKDPIPSRASASGGNCELSDCCPHR from the coding sequence GTGCTTTTGCCCGCATTGATTCGGATTCAGCCACGCCTCACCGTCCTGGCTGCACTTGGTTGTGTGCTGCTGCAAATTGCAGCGACAATCTTCCACTTGTCGCGGGGTGAAGCCTCGGCCTTACCACTCAACATCATCCTGCTCGCCCTTTCGGCGTTCATTCTGTGGGGCCGCGCTAAGAAGGACCCAATCCCGTCGCGCGCATCAGCGTCGGGAGGTAACTGCGAACTATCCGATTGCTGCCCCCATCGTTAG
- a CDS encoding DDE-type integrase/transposase/recombinase, with translation MRRISMATRDELVKVVAERYARGDRAEKTRILDEFAAVSGVHRKHAMRLLRNGPQAQRSDPRPERRLYDDAVREALIVLWEASDRICGKRLKMLIPILVEAMERHGHLHLTAEIRTRLLAMSAATIDRALREVRDIAGGPRRRRSTASTALRRSIPIRTFSDWQDPPPGFVEADLVAHSGPTTRGSFIQTLCLTDIASGWTECAPLLVREQKLLSEVLTVLRQLLPFQLLGFDTDNDSVFLNETIRDYCLDAGIEFTRCRPYRKNDQAFVEQKNGAVVRRIVGYRRLEGLEAAAALAQLYSTVRLFVNFFQPSFKLAGKERDGARVRKRYHPAATPCQRLLADPRTPEAVRARLAQTQARLDPVKLLQEMRSAQQRLVDIADESCTPALVVSDPALDQFLSGLRTAWKEGEVRPTARARPRQKRGRRRPDPLVKVTGQLRAWFDEEPWRTSRELLVRLQAEQPGQYPDPLLRTLQRRLKIWRKEKAHAMVFGPMHVEPAIEPIAH, from the coding sequence ATGAGGCGGATAAGCATGGCGACGCGGGATGAGCTGGTGAAGGTGGTAGCGGAGCGCTACGCCCGAGGCGATCGGGCAGAGAAGACGCGCATTCTCGATGAATTCGCGGCGGTGAGCGGCGTTCACCGCAAGCATGCCATGCGGTTGCTGCGGAATGGACCACAGGCGCAGCGTTCGGACCCGCGACCGGAGCGCCGGCTTTATGACGACGCGGTGCGCGAAGCGCTGATCGTGCTCTGGGAAGCTTCGGATCGCATCTGTGGCAAGCGTCTGAAGATGCTGATTCCGATTCTGGTGGAGGCGATGGAGCGTCACGGGCATCTGCACCTAACCGCCGAGATCCGCACACGGCTATTGGCGATGAGCGCGGCCACGATCGACCGCGCCCTTCGCGAGGTTCGAGACATCGCTGGTGGGCCGAGACGCCGTCGCAGTACAGCGTCCACCGCGCTGCGGCGCAGCATTCCGATCCGGACCTTCTCCGATTGGCAGGATCCTCCGCCTGGATTCGTCGAGGCCGACCTGGTAGCGCACAGTGGACCGACGACGCGGGGAAGCTTCATACAAACGCTTTGTCTTACCGACATCGCGAGCGGGTGGACGGAATGCGCGCCCTTGCTGGTGCGTGAACAGAAGCTGTTGAGCGAGGTGCTGACGGTATTGCGGCAGCTCCTGCCATTTCAGCTTCTCGGATTCGACACGGACAATGACAGCGTGTTCCTGAACGAGACGATACGCGACTACTGTCTGGATGCCGGCATCGAGTTCACCCGCTGCCGTCCTTACCGCAAAAATGACCAGGCCTTTGTCGAACAGAAGAACGGCGCCGTGGTGCGACGCATTGTCGGGTATCGTCGGCTGGAGGGGCTTGAAGCCGCTGCTGCTCTTGCACAGCTCTATTCGACGGTTCGGCTGTTCGTGAACTTCTTCCAACCCTCCTTCAAGCTGGCCGGAAAGGAACGGGACGGCGCCCGCGTGCGCAAGCGCTATCACCCTGCGGCAACACCGTGCCAGCGACTGCTGGCAGATCCACGCACGCCTGAAGCGGTTCGTGCCAGGCTTGCGCAAACACAGGCGAGGCTGGACCCGGTAAAGCTGCTGCAGGAGATGCGATCGGCGCAGCAGCGCCTCGTCGACATTGCCGATGAATCCTGCACGCCGGCGCTGGTGGTGAGCGATCCGGCGCTGGACCAGTTCCTGTCGGGTTTGCGGACGGCCTGGAAGGAGGGGGAAGTCCGCCCAACCGCAAGAGCCAGGCCGAGGCAAAAGCGAGGACGTCGCCGACCGGATCCGCTCGTGAAGGTCACAGGCCAGTTGCGCGCGTGGTTCGACGAAGAGCCCTGGCGGACGAGCCGCGAATTACTGGTGCGTCTGCAGGCGGAGCAGCCGGGGCAATATCCTGATCCACTTCTGCGCACGCTGCAGCGCCGCTTGAAGATCTGGCGGAAGGAAAAGGCACACGCGATGGTGTTCGGCCCAATGCACGTGGAGCCGGCAATCGAGCCGATCGCGCATTGA
- a CDS encoding LysR family transcriptional regulator, translating into MSMTMDALTLDQFLVFVTIVAEGSFAAAARRMNRAQSAITYSIQRLEEQSGFPLFDRSPYRPVLTEAGKALLPRARRILDDVADWRHQAQGISKGLEAELTLAVVSYAPAILLSSVLGEFTQAFPFVEIRILTETFDAAAKTLRDGIADLGLLAERHPDEFERRVCGRIDLVPVAAPTHPLGKINGTFSATILRDYTQLVISPAAEVDSGRDYGVHAANRWRVNDLQTKYDLILASVGWGSMPRSRVEGDIAAGRLIELRPESWEGSDLMPSFPLVIACRKEKALGPAGMWLIEKFVSNKEQAI; encoded by the coding sequence ATGAGCATGACTATGGACGCGCTCACCCTCGATCAATTCCTGGTATTCGTAACGATTGTCGCCGAAGGCAGTTTTGCCGCAGCCGCTCGCCGGATGAATCGGGCGCAATCGGCGATCACCTATAGCATTCAGAGATTGGAGGAACAGAGCGGGTTTCCTCTTTTCGATCGCTCGCCCTACCGCCCGGTTCTCACGGAAGCGGGCAAAGCCTTGTTACCGCGCGCGCGGCGGATTCTTGACGACGTCGCAGACTGGCGGCACCAAGCGCAGGGAATTTCAAAGGGACTCGAGGCAGAACTCACTCTGGCGGTTGTCTCCTACGCGCCAGCGATCCTGCTGAGCAGCGTGCTTGGGGAATTCACCCAGGCCTTCCCTTTCGTCGAAATTCGCATCTTGACTGAAACTTTCGATGCAGCGGCGAAAACCTTGCGAGACGGAATTGCTGACCTGGGTTTGCTTGCCGAGCGCCACCCAGATGAATTCGAACGCCGGGTGTGCGGTCGAATCGATCTGGTGCCGGTCGCGGCACCAACTCATCCGCTTGGCAAAATCAACGGGACGTTCAGCGCAACGATACTGCGTGACTACACCCAACTGGTTATCAGCCCGGCTGCCGAAGTTGATAGTGGGCGAGACTATGGGGTGCATGCAGCCAACCGGTGGCGCGTCAACGACCTTCAGACGAAATACGACCTCATCCTCGCCAGCGTCGGCTGGGGTTCAATGCCAAGGTCAAGGGTTGAGGGGGATATTGCCGCCGGACGATTGATCGAGCTGAGGCCAGAAAGCTGGGAGGGCTCTGATTTGATGCCAAGCTTTCCATTGGTTATCGCCTGCAGGAAGGAAAAGGCACTGGGTCCTGCTGGAATGTGGCTGATCGAAAAATTCGTTTCCAATAAAGAACAGGCGATTTGA
- a CDS encoding LysR family transcriptional regulator codes for MRFKGLDLNLLVVLDALLVERNLSAAARRINLSQPAMSAAVARLRDYFGDELFTTSGRERFLTPRAAALAPAVRDALLHIQCSIISSDPFNPAQSDRRFRIIISDFATLVFFEKVVERVAREAPAVSFELLPIDDGPDELLQRGDIDFLILPDLFTSSAHSSVALFEERLVCVGCPTNKQLPRQITFERYMSMRHVSVRFGRTMKPSIEEWFLLEHGLKRRVEVAVQGFSMIPPMVSGTARIATMPSRLVRHCEKTFPLQIVELPLPLPAFIETLQWPSLHNSDPASIWMREIMMQEASRMGVGARI; via the coding sequence ATGCGTTTCAAAGGGCTTGACCTAAATCTCCTCGTTGTGCTCGACGCGCTGCTGGTGGAGCGCAATCTCTCGGCGGCGGCCCGCCGCATCAACCTCAGCCAGCCGGCCATGAGTGCGGCCGTCGCCCGGCTGCGCGATTATTTCGGCGATGAACTGTTTACGACAAGCGGCCGCGAACGTTTTCTGACCCCGCGTGCGGCAGCACTTGCCCCCGCCGTCCGCGACGCTCTCCTGCACATCCAGTGCTCGATTATTTCCTCGGATCCGTTTAACCCAGCTCAATCCGATCGCCGCTTCAGGATCATTATTTCCGATTTCGCCACGCTCGTGTTTTTTGAGAAAGTCGTTGAGCGTGTTGCACGCGAAGCCCCCGCCGTCAGCTTCGAATTGCTGCCTATCGACGACGGCCCCGATGAGCTTCTCCAGCGCGGTGACATCGATTTTCTAATTCTTCCGGATTTGTTCACGTCGAGCGCGCACTCAAGCGTGGCACTGTTTGAGGAGCGACTCGTGTGCGTAGGCTGTCCCACCAACAAGCAGCTGCCACGGCAGATTACGTTCGAGAGATACATGTCGATGAGGCACGTCTCGGTCAGGTTCGGGCGTACGATGAAGCCCTCCATCGAGGAATGGTTCTTGCTTGAACATGGCCTCAAGAGACGTGTCGAGGTCGCCGTGCAGGGCTTCAGCATGATCCCGCCGATGGTGTCCGGCACGGCCCGTATCGCGACCATGCCCTCCCGGCTGGTCAGGCATTGCGAAAAAACGTTCCCCCTGCAGATCGTCGAACTTCCGCTGCCGCTTCCCGCATTCATCGAGACCCTCCAATGGCCGTCACTCCACAACAGCGATCCGGCAAGCATCTGGATGCGGGAGATCATGATGCAGGAGGCATCTCGGATGGGCGTTGGTGCGCGGATATGA